In Halobacteroides halobius DSM 5150, the genomic window GAATTTCAGTAAAATTAAGTACTGGAGAGAAAGCAATTGTTAAAAAACAAAATCAAAATTGTCCTACTCGACCAATAGTTAGGGTGATTGAAGATAAAAAGGGAGAAGAACTAGAAGAATATAAAACACTGAATTTAACAGAAACACTTAATATTACTATCATTGATGAAGAACAAAAATAAGTCTTTAAAAGCTCTAGTCATAATTAAGACCAGAGCTTTTTAAAGACTACTTATTTTTCTGTACTAGAATCTGGTTTTGCACTACTAGACTTGCTTTATTTAATAATTTCTTAGCTGATTGATAATCTTCTGGTCTAATCTGTATTTGATTAATAACTAGATTAAATTTAACTATAATTTCTTTTTTAGCTACTTGATAATCAATTAATACTTTACCTATTCTATTCTCAAACTTAAATCTGCTAGGCAAATAACTTACTTTAAAATCTGATGGTAGTTTTATTTCAATTCTTCTTTTTACATCAATCTTATAACCTAAATAAAGAGGATATTTTCTTTTTTTAGCTGCTGCTAATCCATTTAAATTAATAGGATATCTAATTGGTTGTAGAGCAAATAAATTCCCCATCTGTTTAGCATAATTAGATACTTTCATATCGGAAATTGTAACCATAAAATGTTTATCTAAATTTATTACCCCTTCTAGCTTTGGTTGCACATGCTTGGCACCTGGAAATCCTTGACTAATCCCTCGTTTGATTAAGATCTTTCTTTGTTGAGGGCTATATCGTCTAAAAATATTCTTATATTTATAGTCATAAATTCCGGTGTATCCTTCCTGATAGTTAATAATTGCACTGCCATCTTTATTTAGTTTAACTTGTTGCTTAATTGACATTTGATTGGCCCTAGCAGACATTATTGGAGTTTCAGTGATTTTATTTACCATTGGTAATAAAACTTCTTTTCCCTGATCTCCTAGTAAATAACCATACCTAGTGCCACTACTAGTTGGATCAAGGTACTGATCTCTAGCTGGCAAATAAACAATCATATGATTAAATAATGCTGGACTTACTATCTTTAACTTAGGGTCTGATCTACGATTTATTAAAACAGGTTGGCCCTTAACACCTATCTCTTTTAACATAGCAATTAATAAAGTAGCCTTATCTTTACAATCTCCATACTTGTTTTGATAAGTCACTATAGCTTTATGTGGTTTATAACCATTAATTCCAAACTCTAACCCAATATATCTTATATTAGAAGTTACATAATTATAGATAGCTCTAATCTTTTCTTCCTTACTACTAGCTAATTTAGTCAAATCTTTTACTTTATTCTTTATCTTAGCATTTAATTTATATTGGTTATTAATCAATCCTTTATACCACATACTAACTTGAGACCAAGAATCAAGAGTAGATAATTCAACTCTTGGCGCTATATCTATCAGTGGTGGCATATTGGGTTCTTTAATTATTGCTGGTATATCTTTTCTGTACCAAGTATAAATCTTTTTTTGCTGCTGTTGTTTAATCTGTGGTTCTAATTCCATTGCCTCCACACGATAATTTAGTTCTTTATCCTCTGGAAGCTTAACAACAAATTTCTTTTCTTTGATTGGTACTATATCTTGAAAGATTTCTCTATGCCAGAATTGGCCTTTAATTGGATAACTTTCTATTTTCTTTAGATATTCTAAAACTATAATACTTCCTTGCTTTACTCCAGGCATAGAAATAACTTTAATTCTAGCATCTGAATAAATACTATTTTGACTAGCTCCTGCTGGAGTTATTATATTGATTCCATCCTCTTGAGGCTTAATAACCTTACCACTAGGTTCAATAGTTTTAGCTTCTACTATTTTAATCTCTTCATTAGACTTATTAAACCGAATCTTTAACTCTCCAAACCTCTTAATCCCTCGTTTATTAAAGACTTTAACTACTAATCTGCGCCGAATTTTATCTTGACTTGTTGTATGATCAGCTATTATCTCCTCCTTTATGATTACTGCTTCTGCTTGGGGATAATCCCTTTGTGATGGAGCCACCTGCAAAATTCGATCTACATTTGTCTGGGCCAACACCGACATTGTAAATACTAAACTAAACATTACAACTAAAAAAACTACACTAAATGATTTTTTATAATTCATCTTAAACCTCCTCGTGTAATAAATTTTATCTTTAACCTATACCTATATTACCATATTTATCTTAAAAAGTGAATTTAGTATTTTAACTACGGAGTTTAGTAAATAATATTAAATAAGAAACACTATTTAAAGGGGGATAATATGCACAATAAAATTAAGCAGATATTAATTTGGGAAATAATAGGTGGATTTTGGATTATTATAGTTGGATCACTTTTACATTTTTTATATGATTGGTCTAATAATTTACTAATTATAGGCATATTTAGTCCTGTAAATGAAAGCGTATGGGAACATTTAAAATTAGGTTATTGGTCACTTTTCTTTTTCTCTTTGGTTGAATATTCATTTATAAAAAAGAACATCCATGGTTACTTTTGGGGGGAATTTCTAGGGATCTTATCGCTTGAAGGATTTATTTTAATAATATTCTATACATATACTGCGCTCATAAAAAAACATATCTTATGGATAGATATAACTTCATATTTAATTGGATCAATCATTTGCCAAATAGTAAGCTTTAAGATCATTAAAAAACAAATTCCAAAAAGAATTAATATTTTAGGATTAGTTCTTTTTATAACTTTTGGATTAATACTAATACTATTTACATTTTTTCCACCTCATTTTTCGATTTTTATGGATTCTAATACAGGAACATATGGAATTTATGGAAGATAAGTTTAAACTTAATTCTCTGCTTTGATTAGCTGGGCTATCTTGCTGTTAGCCACAGAATAACCTGGCTAATTCAGATTTAAAGACCCTGTCAAATGCATTAATTTTAGTTTATTAGCTAAAATTTTATCTCTTATCATTTTTACGTCTATCTTAACTAATTTTAATTCATTTCTTTTTTCTTTAAATTTATCTGCAGTGATACCTCCAGCTTGCAATTGTTTCTTAAAAAGTGCGGTTTCTAATCTTAATTTTTCTAATACTGTCTTTTTTTCTTGTAATTGAAGTTTAATTTGTAGTAACTGCTCTAGTAAATCTTTTACTTGCACTCCTAAGTCTGCAACTAAGCTTTGATAATCTTTTTTCAAATTAACTAATTGGTCTTGATAATCTTTTTTAGCTAATTTCTGATAACCACTATCAAATAAATTATAGTTAATATTGACTCCTACCTGCCAATCTGCAGATTGATAATTGTAATTTCCAGTAAATTCAACCTTAGGCTTTGCTTTGGCCCTCTCCCACTTTAATTTTTTAGAAACTAATTTTCTTTGTACTAGATTATACTTAATTTTAGGAACTTCTGTCTTAGCCTTCTTCACTAACTTACTCTTCTTTATTTTTTCCACATTAAAATCTTTTACTTTATGTTTTAGCTTTTTTAACCAAGGAGTAATATTTAATAATATTTTTTTACTTTTCTTATATCCTAACTCTTGGCGCCAATTTCTTTTAATCTGTTTAAATTTATTCTTTATTTTCACTAAGGTAATTTTTGCTTCTTGTGCTTTGATTTGAGCAGCTAAAACCTTCCTTGGCCCTGCTTCTTTAATTTCCTTTTGCTCTTTTATTTGCTCTAAATTCTGTTTAGCTAACTTATAATTATTAAAAAATATATCTTGTTTATGTTTTATTCGTAATAAATTTAAATATTTTGTTATCCAGTCAATCTTTTTTAATTCTCGTTGCCACTTTAATTCTATCTTTGCTTTTTGCAAATCTGTCTGTAAAAAATAATATTCTTGTCTTAATTCTGACGGTAGCTGTGGGTATAATTTCTGAGAAAAACTTAACTTCAAATCTAGCTTCTTTTCTAGATTAGTAAATTTAAATGAGTTACTTACCAATTTATCTTGACCTAAGGTTAACTTAGGATTAAGTTCTAGTCCCCAAATAAATGATTTAGTCCCTTCTAAATTAAAAATAAATTTCTTTCGCCGTTCTATCTCATCATCTAAAGCACCTAGTTGGTTTAATTCTGTAATAGTTTCTCGACTATAATTAACATGCCCTGCTAAATTTAGTTGCCAAGCCATCTTAGCCTTTAGTTTAATTAATTGACGCTTTAAATTATTCACTTTATATCTAAGATCTCTTAAAGCAGAGTTATGTTTTGTTCCCCATTTAATTGCCTGTTGAAAATAGATTTCTTCCGCTCGGCTGACTAAAGAAAAAGATAATAATATCCCCATAATTATTATCCAACTTAACACCTTACTTCTTTGGACTAAAATCATCAAACCTCACTCCAATCTGCAATCCCATCTGTTGTTTTAAATTTAAAATAGCCAGATAATAATTAGTTATAGCTATTTGATAATTAGATCGACCTTTTAATAATCTAATTTTGACTTGTAATAATTCATTTTTACTTCTTAAACCAGCTTGTTGGTACTCCTTAATAATTTTGTAACTCTTTTTAATTTGCTTTAGATGCCGCTTGCGTAATTTCAAACTACCAATAGCCTGAATTAACTGCTGGTAATCCCTCTTGACTCCAGTTAATAAATCTCTTCTAATTTTTTCTTCTTGTAAAATTGCTAATTTATTCTTTTGCTTTACTCTTTGTATTTCTAATAGAGGTATATCAAGTACTTTAATTCTTTTTAAATTAGCTGTAGTCAATTCTATTCTCTTTTTATTAAGTTTTAAAACTAAATTATTTTCTTTAGCAATTCTTACTGCTTCTTTTTTAGTTATTCTCCAGATTCTAGGAGAGTCCAGCTTTAACATATTTGCTTTTTGATTCTCACTTATTCCGATAGTAGTTTTAAATTTTTGCTGTAGTAAATGATAATCATCTCGAGCTTTTTTTAGTTCATACTCTACACTATTATATTCTATTTGTTTTTCTAATAATTTTATTCTTTTTTTGTGACCTTTTCGGACTTGAATACGAATATTCTTTAACTCTTTCTTTTTAAGTAGTAACTGGCTTTCCTTTAACTGTAGGCTCTTTTTCTTTTGCAACAAATTCAAATACTGCTTAGTTAGCTTAATAATTACTTCATTTCTTTGCTGATAATAATTTCTTTTAGCTTCTAAAAAGGCCAGTTTATTCTCTAAATATTTAGTATGGGATTGTAACAAGAGATTATTAATTTTATTTTTCTGATAAATTAATTTATTAGTTTTTAACTTTGTCTTAGCAATTTTTAAATCTAAGTCCTCTTTTAAAGCCAGTTTAATTGCTTTTTGTAAAGAAAGACTTGGTTGTTTAGCCACAGCAACTGGTATCATAATCATAATTAACACTATGATAAGAAGTATAATTTCAGATCTTTTCATTTATAGCACTTCCTTATTAAGAAATAAAATCTAGCTTCTCTAATAAAAAGTATAATATCTTTTTCTGTCGGACAACTACTCGGACTTTGCTTAACATACCTGGCTTTATTTTCTCCGGTCTGCCTTGATTATCATAAAGTTTGGTGCCCTTAATTGTTGCTTCTACATCATAAGGCAACTTTGAATTTCTTGACATCATATTAGCATCTTTTGATATTTTAGTTATTTCTCCTTCTAAAGTTCCATACTCCTTATAAGATAAGGACAAAAAGCGGTATCTAACTGTTTGGCCTACTTCTAACTTGCTAATTTCTTGATTAGGTACTGTAATCTCCATTTTATAGTTAGAATTTATTTGAGGAATAATTCGTATTATTTTTAGTCCCGAAGCCATATAATCTCCTTTATTAAATTGTTGTAATACTTGAATTGTACCACTAATTGGGGCAGTTACCCTACTTAAGTTTATTTGTTGATCAGTCTCTAGAGACTGTTGTGTTAAATTAACCAATCTATCTTTTTTAGTTTTTATTTCTTGTTGTATATCTACTAAAGTTTTATTCTTATAAGCTTCTAAAATAAGTTGAGCTGATTTATACCTCGCTTTTAACTCTTTCAATCTACTTTCAGTAGTAGCACTAACACTTAAACTTTTTTCTTGTAAATACCTTCGTTTAGCTTGATTGCAGTCAATCCGTAACTGGGCCTTTTTATATTTATAAATTAAGTAGCGACTATAATAAAATCTTGCTTTAGTTTTTAATAGATTACTACCTTCTTCTTTTATACTCTTTTTTAATAGTTTTAAATTTTTTATTTCTATCTTTAACTTTTTTATTTTTTGGTTTAAATTATCCTGTTTTGTATTTAAATAAGTAGTCTTTATTTTATAAAGCAAATCTCCCTTTTTTACCTGCTGGCCTTCTTTATAATTTAACTTTTTTATATTACCACCACTAATATTTTGAATCACACTAACTTCTTGAGCAGGTCGCACTAAACCATCTGCTTTGACTACTATATCTATTTCTCCAAACCACATCCAAATAAAAGCTACTGCCAATAAAGTAATAAGTAGATAAATAAAAATAGCTATAAAATTAGGAACCTTGGCTTCTAACATTTCCTGACTATAGGATAAATCTTCAAAATCAATTATTCTTTCTTTCATGATGCATCTACCTCTAACTCATTATTTTCCAGAGTTTGGCCCTGCCATAACTGATAGTATTTTCCTTGTTTTTGAATTAACTGCTGATGAGTTCCTAATTCAATAATCTCTCCCTCATCTAAAACTACAATTTTATCACACTGCATGATAGTGCTTAATCGATGGGCAATTATAATTGTTGTAATATCTTGGCTTATATCTTCAATAGTATTATGAATTGCTTTTTCAGTTGCTGTATCAAGATTACTCGTCGCCTCATCTAAAATAAGCAGATCTGGATCTTTAAGAATAGCTCTCGCAATAGCTATCCTCTGCTTTTGACCTCCTGATAAATTTGATCCTCTCTCTCCTACCATTGTGTTATACCTTAACGGTAATTGATTAATAAATTGATGAATTTGAGACTTCCTAGCAGCATTTATTATCTCCTTCATAGCTATATCTTGAAAACCAAAAGAGATATTTTCTCGCAAAGTTCCACTAAATAAAAATACATCTTGAGGAACATAACCAATCTTTTGTCTTAAGATTTCTAAGTTAATATCTTTTATATTATAGCCATCTAATAAAATTTCTCCATTATCTGGGAGATAATACTTTAATATTAATTTAGCTAAAGTAGTCTTTCCTGAACCACTTTCTCCTACTAAAGCAATTTTTTCACCTGCTTCAATATCTAAGTTGATATTTTCTAAAGCTAATTTTCTTGTTCCATAACGGAAATTAACATCCTTCACCTCAATTTTACCCTCCAATTTATCTAGTTGTATCTTCTTAGATTCATTTTGTTTTTCTTGTTCTAAATCAAAGATTTCTCCTAATCTATCAGCTGCTACATAAGCCTCCATTAATTTAGGCTGCAAATTAATTAATCTCTGAATTGGATTATAAAAGTAGGCTAATAATGCATTAAAAGTAATTAACTGACCTACACTAATCACTCCATTAATTACCTTCAATCCACCAACCCACAAAATTACAAATTCACTAACTGAGGTAAGCAATTTTTGCAATGACCCCTGAATATTACGCATAAAAGTAGCTTTGAATATAGATTTAATATACTTGATAAACCTACTTTCAGTCTCTAAATTAGCCTGTTCTTCTCCATTAAATGCCTTTATAGTAGCTACTCCAGAAACTGATTCTATCAGATAAGATTGCATATTAGCTGAATTTTCCATTTCTTTACGATGAATCCTCCGTAAAGGTTTACTAAAGCCCAAAACAATTAATACATAAAGAGGAATAATTACAGCTGCAACCCAAAACAGAGTAGAACTTTGAATATATAAAACAATTCCCCCTCCAGCAACTAATAAACTATCAATCATTACTGTAATAGTAGCCCCAGAAATAGCCTGTCTAATTTTCGCTGTATCCCGTAATCTAGATAAAATCTCTCCTACTTTTCGAGAGTCAAAAAAAGACATTGGCAGTTCTAATACATGTTGATAATAATTAAGAATCAAAGAAATATCTATTTTCTGGCTTAAATAAAGAAGTAAATGCTTTCTAAAAAAGTTCATTAATATTTTAAAGAGAGTTAATAAGACTATCCCAATAGAAATAATATGTAAAGTTTTAACCAATCCATCAGCTAAAATAGTATCAATCAAATACTTAAAGTAAAATGAACCTGCTATCCCCAATAAAGTATATAGCATAGAAGCAAAAAATATCTTAACTAATAACCCTTTATGCGGAGTTATTAAACCTAAAAAACGTTCAAAAAAGCCAGTCTTTTCATCGCCCGTTTCAAAATCTTCAGTAGGAGTAATTAAAATTAATACTCCTGTCCAAATTTCATAAAAATCTTCTGGGTCATAATAGACCATTCCTTCGGCTGGATCAGCAACTACTATTTCATCTTCATTTATTTCATAAACTACCACATAATGCATTAAATTATCTTTTACCACATGAGCTATAGCAGGCAAAGGTACTTCAGAAGTTAAATCATCTGATTGGCCTTTTACTCCCTTTGCTTCAAAACCAAGCTTTTTAGCTGCCTTGATTACTCCTAGAGCATTGGTACCTCTCTTATCCGTTCCAGCAATTTCTCTTATTTGAGTAATTGGTATTTCCAAATCATAGTGTTTAGAAATTGTAGCCAAACAGGCTGCAGCACAATCTGTTATGTCGTGTTGTTTAATGCAGTAATAGGATTTGAATAACCGCTTGATTTTTCTAATTATTAGTTTCAATATTTTCTTCATTTTATCACCTTTTTTACTTAGATATTAATAACCTTTATTTTATAAGTTAACATTTTATTCTATATAAAGTAATATTATTATAAGCTATTTTATAACAATATCACCTAATAGCCATATATAAATTAAACAGGTAATTACAAATAATACTTTCCAAAAAACGCCTAATATGTTTTTAATTGTTTTTGAAAAAATCTAAATAAACACCTAGACCAACCACGGCTTAACCCCCCAATATTGGAGAAAATCTATATCATACTCAATCATTCGTAACTTCTTATTTTATGCAATAGAGACTTCAGGCTTAATCTTTTTATCTTTAACAGCTCGATAATATTGAGTTGGAGCTTGGTTATTTAAACTACCATGTCTACGCCTGTTATTATAATATCTCATATATTCACTAACAATCTCATAGACCTCTATATAACTTTGAAATTCATTACGACTATAACATTCATCTTCTAATATAGAGTGGAATGATTCAATATGAGCATTCATATTCGGAGTTTTTACTGGTATTCTTTGATGCTTCATGCCTAGAGATTGACAAGTACTACCAAAGAGTTTAGATGTAAACTGTGGACCATTATCTGTTCTTATAACAGGTAAATCCATACCTTTAGTTAATTCTCTTTTAGCAAGAGCCTTTTTTAATACTCTGCAGGCATCTTCAGCTTTACAACTTAAACCTAAGTGGTAGTCAATTATTGACCTATCAAAGACATCTATTACTGATAACTGAAAGAAGAATTGATCTGTTCCAGTGATACAACCATATTTAAGATCCATCTCCCAAAGTTGATTAAAATTACTAATCTCGTCTCTCTTAGCTAACCTTCTAGGGTGACGATTTTTTATCTTTCTTTGAGGTCTTAATATATCAAGCTCTTTGCACAATCTATATACCTTTTTATGGTTGATTTCAAGCATATAATCTTCCTTTAGACAAGTAGTTAATTTCTTATAACCATAAGGATTATTTAAGCTTTTTCTTTTGATCCTTCGGTAATGAGTTAACAGAACCTGTCTTACGAGCTTTTTTAACCCAAACATAAACAGTGCTTTTAGAAATTTCATGGCGCCGAGCTACTAAAGAAATATTATCTATCTGTCTGCATTCTTCTACCACTTGCTTTTTAAGTTCGTCAGAATACTTTGTTATAGGCATTTTTAGTCCCCCTAATTTTAAATTATTTCCATTATACTGCTAACAAACGATTTCTACAAGTCAGTTAGGGGGGGATATAGATATCATCTTTACTTAATAAATTTTAGTTATGTATTCCTTTATTATTTAAAACATTAATTAATTTTTCTTTGTGCTTTATGTCTCTTTTTACAATTAATTCTTCATCATTTTTTAATAATAATTTTATAGTTTGTCTACTCAAAATTCTTTTTTCAGTATAAATTTTATACCCTATAATATTTTCTAATTTTATTGTTTTATCTTTATATACAAAATAATTATTACCTATTAATATAGAATTTTGATTGAGTTTTGCACTTAAAGAAAGAAAAAAACCAGCTATCACAAAAAACATTATTCTATCCATTATATTTTGCTGGTAAAAAGGAATAAGTTCTTTATTGTGAAAAGTGAATGCTGAAACATAAAATAAGAAAAACAGTCCTATGTATAACACATTCAACCCTGTAGAAAATTTCACTTTTATTTCAATAGAATTATCTAATTTCTTACAAATAGTTTTAAATAAGATATCTATTGTATAAAAAGCAACAGAAAACAACATAAAAGAATAACTAATTAAATAAACAACTTTGTCTGACAAATCATATGATCTTATTATTAAAAAATCAATAAAATATGGTAATAATATTAACAATATTAATCCCCATAATGCATAATTTAGAAAAACTCTTTTTTTATAAAACTGTTTCATTGGTTTCCCCCATTTCTTTTTACTCGTTCTATTAAGTTATATTAGAGTAAAACTTTTTAATTATAAAAATATTTACTTTTTAAAAAGCCTCCTTTTTTCAGTATCGAAAAAAGGAGGCTTACATTATTTAAAATACCGTAGTAGCAGTACCCACTGTTGTAGCTATTCCTCCTATTGTAGTCCCTATAGCTGAAGCTGCACTTGCTCCACCATAAAAAGCTGCTGCTCCAGCTAATGGACAAGAAGCCGCTGCTAAAGCTATTCCACCCGCCACAGCAACTTCCGTCCAACCCCCTCCATTAATTTTACTTAATTCTTTCTGGCTTAATTCACTTAAATTTGATTCAGTTATTTCTTGCATTATAATCCCCCTCATAAAATATTTTTTCGAATTATAAATATAATGTTATTTATTCTCTAATTCCATCAACTATAAGAGTTCCCCCACATATAAATGTAGGTGCATCATTAAGTACTCCTATCCCAGTTGTATCATCAAGTATTGTTTCACCTATCATAGCAACTCCTATACCAACTTTAGTCCAATTAACTCCACCATCAACCATCATTAACTCTTCCTCACTCAATTCATTCATCTCAACATTAAACAAAGCTTCCATACTATAATCTTCTCCTTCAAATATTTTTAATCCCCGAGAAGTTTACAATTATATATTACCACATTTATCCTTTGGTGTGAACTGTACTTTAGTATAGTCTCTTTTGAACATCCCCTCTCAAACTGTACTAAAGTACAGGATTAATTAGATATCTAACCAAAAACTACACGAAAGTATAGTCTAAAGTGACTATCAATGATAAAAAAATCAAACTTAAATAAGTCTTATTACAAAAAATATAATCTCATTGCCAGTCTCGAAATCTTCGCCAGGGCTAACTAATATTAATACTCCTGTCTAAATTTCATAAAAATCTTCAGTATCATAATAGACCATTCTTTCAGCTGGATCAGTAATTATTATTTCATCTTCATTTATTTCATAAACTACCACATAATGCATTAAATTATCTTTTACCACATGAGCTATAACAAGCAAAAGTACTTCAGAAGTTAAATCATCTCTCTCTTGGCTTCAAAACCAAGCTCTTTAGCTGCCTTGATTACTCCTAGAGCATTGGTACCCCTCTTATCCGTTCCACCAATTACTCAAATTTGAGTAATTGGTATTTCCAAATCATAGTGTTTAGAAATTGTATCTAAATAGGCTGCTGCACAATCAGTCATGTCATGTTGTTTTTAACACAGTAACAGGTCTTAAATAATCGCCTAACATTTTTTATGATCTTTTTAAATATGTTTACAATTCTATCACCTTATTATTTGAATATTAATAACATTTATTTATCATCTCTATATTTTAATATATTTAATTAATCACACTCATAATTTTATACTAATACTCACTAGCGTTGCATTGTAAAATACATGAAATTACTAATTTCAAACTAACTTATTAAGTTTCATATAATTCCATCTGTAATAAAAACTTCAAGTACAATTCAACTAATAAAATTACACTTTCTTTAGCTAAATTAGCAATTAATCATCTAAAATCAATATTTAGAATATATTTCGCAAAAAGGTTAGACTAACCCAAAGAAATAAGGTTATTTT contains:
- a CDS encoding cysteine peptidase family C39 domain-containing protein; this encodes MLVIAHVVKDNLMHYVVVYEINEDEIIITDPAERMVYYDTEDFYEI
- a CDS encoding peptidase domain-containing ABC transporter — encoded protein: MKKILKLIIRKIKRLFKSYYCIKQHDITDCAAACLATISKHYDLEIPITQIREIAGTDKRGTNALGVIKAAKKLGFEAKGVKGQSDDLTSEVPLPAIAHVVKDNLMHYVVVYEINEDEIVVADPAEGMVYYDPEDFYEIWTGVLILITPTEDFETGDEKTGFFERFLGLITPHKGLLVKIFFASMLYTLLGIAGSFYFKYLIDTILADGLVKTLHIISIGIVLLTLFKILMNFFRKHLLLYLSQKIDISLILNYYQHVLELPMSFFDSRKVGEILSRLRDTAKIRQAISGATITVMIDSLLVAGGGIVLYIQSSTLFWVAAVIIPLYVLIVLGFSKPLRRIHRKEMENSANMQSYLIESVSGVATIKAFNGEEQANLETESRFIKYIKSIFKATFMRNIQGSLQKLLTSVSEFVILWVGGLKVINGVISVGQLITFNALLAYFYNPIQRLINLQPKLMEAYVAADRLGEIFDLEQEKQNESKKIQLDKLEGKIEVKDVNFRYGTRKLALENINLDIEAGEKIALVGESGSGKTTLAKLILKYYLPDNGEILLDGYNIKDINLEILRQKIGYVPQDVFLFSGTLRENISFGFQDIAMKEIINAARKSQIHQFINQLPLRYNTMVGERGSNLSGGQKQRIAIARAILKDPDLLILDEATSNLDTATEKAIHNTIEDISQDITTIIIAHRLSTIMQCDKIVVLDEGEIIELGTHQQLIQKQGKYYQLWQGQTLENNELEVDAS
- a CDS encoding HlyD family efflux transporter periplasmic adaptor subunit, coding for MKERIIDFEDLSYSQEMLEAKVPNFIAIFIYLLITLLAVAFIWMWFGEIDIVVKADGLVRPAQEVSVIQNISGGNIKKLNYKEGQQVKKGDLLYKIKTTYLNTKQDNLNQKIKKLKIEIKNLKLLKKSIKEEGSNLLKTKARFYYSRYLIYKYKKAQLRIDCNQAKRRYLQEKSLSVSATTESRLKELKARYKSAQLILEAYKNKTLVDIQQEIKTKKDRLVNLTQQSLETDQQINLSRVTAPISGTIQVLQQFNKGDYMASGLKIIRIIPQINSNYKMEITVPNQEISKLEVGQTVRYRFLSLSYKEYGTLEGEITKISKDANMMSRNSKLPYDVEATIKGTKLYDNQGRPEKIKPGMLSKVRVVVRQKKILYFLLEKLDFIS
- a CDS encoding DUF3857 domain-containing protein, with the translated sequence MNYKKSFSVVFLVVMFSLVFTMSVLAQTNVDRILQVAPSQRDYPQAEAVIIKEEIIADHTTSQDKIRRRLVVKVFNKRGIKRFGELKIRFNKSNEEIKIVEAKTIEPSGKVIKPQEDGINIITPAGASQNSIYSDARIKVISMPGVKQGSIIVLEYLKKIESYPIKGQFWHREIFQDIVPIKEKKFVVKLPEDKELNYRVEAMELEPQIKQQQQKKIYTWYRKDIPAIIKEPNMPPLIDIAPRVELSTLDSWSQVSMWYKGLINNQYKLNAKIKNKVKDLTKLASSKEEKIRAIYNYVTSNIRYIGLEFGINGYKPHKAIVTYQNKYGDCKDKATLLIAMLKEIGVKGQPVLINRRSDPKLKIVSPALFNHMIVYLPARDQYLDPTSSGTRYGYLLGDQGKEVLLPMVNKITETPIMSARANQMSIKQQVKLNKDGSAIINYQEGYTGIYDYKYKNIFRRYSPQQRKILIKRGISQGFPGAKHVQPKLEGVINLDKHFMVTISDMKVSNYAKQMGNLFALQPIRYPINLNGLAAAKKRKYPLYLGYKIDVKRRIEIKLPSDFKVSYLPSRFKFENRIGKVLIDYQVAKKEIIVKFNLVINQIQIRPEDYQSAKKLLNKASLVVQNQILVQKNK
- a CDS encoding DUF6512 family protein; its protein translation is MHNKIKQILIWEIIGGFWIIIVGSLLHFLYDWSNNLLIIGIFSPVNESVWEHLKLGYWSLFFFSLVEYSFIKKNIHGYFWGEFLGILSLEGFILIIFYTYTALIKKHILWIDITSYLIGSIICQIVSFKIIKKQIPKRINILGLVLFITFGLILILFTFFPPHFSIFMDSNTGTYGIYGR
- a CDS encoding TolC family protein, whose protein sequence is MKRSEIILLIIVLIMIMIPVAVAKQPSLSLQKAIKLALKEDLDLKIAKTKLKTNKLIYQKNKINNLLLQSHTKYLENKLAFLEAKRNYYQQRNEVIIKLTKQYLNLLQKKKSLQLKESQLLLKKKELKNIRIQVRKGHKKRIKLLEKQIEYNSVEYELKKARDDYHLLQQKFKTTIGISENQKANMLKLDSPRIWRITKKEAVRIAKENNLVLKLNKKRIELTTANLKRIKVLDIPLLEIQRVKQKNKLAILQEEKIRRDLLTGVKRDYQQLIQAIGSLKLRKRHLKQIKKSYKIIKEYQQAGLRSKNELLQVKIRLLKGRSNYQIAITNYYLAILNLKQQMGLQIGVRFDDFSPKK
- a CDS encoding TolC family protein — protein: MILVQRSKVLSWIIIMGILLSFSLVSRAEEIYFQQAIKWGTKHNSALRDLRYKVNNLKRQLIKLKAKMAWQLNLAGHVNYSRETITELNQLGALDDEIERRKKFIFNLEGTKSFIWGLELNPKLTLGQDKLVSNSFKFTNLEKKLDLKLSFSQKLYPQLPSELRQEYYFLQTDLQKAKIELKWQRELKKIDWITKYLNLLRIKHKQDIFFNNYKLAKQNLEQIKEQKEIKEAGPRKVLAAQIKAQEAKITLVKIKNKFKQIKRNWRQELGYKKSKKILLNITPWLKKLKHKVKDFNVEKIKKSKLVKKAKTEVPKIKYNLVQRKLVSKKLKWERAKAKPKVEFTGNYNYQSADWQVGVNINYNLFDSGYQKLAKKDYQDQLVNLKKDYQSLVADLGVQVKDLLEQLLQIKLQLQEKKTVLEKLRLETALFKKQLQAGGITADKFKEKRNELKLVKIDVKMIRDKILANKLKLMHLTGSLNLN